The following coding sequences lie in one Oceanicola sp. 502str15 genomic window:
- a CDS encoding tetratricopeptide repeat protein, protein MLRSAAALALGAAVALPAAAQQTDRGLAGAYLAARVASFNSDFRAAADYYTRALVRDQNNPLLLENAILAFVGLADFKAAVPIAQKMVGTVDQSQIAQLVLMAEALRKKEYQKVVDGLDAGDSVGPLVDGLVRAWAELALGNMDKALEGFDGAANETGLKAFGLYHKALAYGVAGDFEAADAIFSGAEAGPLRLTRRGVVAHVQVLSQLDRNEAAIELMEKAFTRDLDPELAGIRDQLEAGETLPFTVIRSADDGLAEVFLSVAGALNGETTDSYTLLYARTSEYLRPDDNTEALLLSAELLDQMEQYELATRTYDRVSRDDPAFHAAEMGRAEALRQGGNDAAATEVLRQLAKARPEILGVHIALGDILRGQEKWSESEAAYDKAIALFEDENETHWIVYYARGITRERLKTWDLAEADFRKALELRPNQPQVLNYLGYSYVEMGENLDEALEMIERAVAERPDSGHITDSLGWVLYRLGRYQEAVSHMERATELLPVDPIVNDHLGDVYWAVGRQLEAQFQWKRALSFDPEEKDADRIRRKLEVGLDAVLLQEGAEPLAVANDEG, encoded by the coding sequence ATGCTTCGTTCCGCTGCCGCCCTCGCCCTTGGCGCCGCGGTTGCCCTCCCCGCCGCCGCCCAACAGACCGACCGGGGGCTTGCGGGCGCCTATCTTGCGGCGCGGGTTGCGAGCTTCAACAGCGACTTCCGGGCCGCTGCCGACTATTACACCCGCGCGTTGGTGCGCGATCAGAACAATCCTCTGCTGCTGGAAAACGCGATCCTTGCCTTTGTCGGGCTGGCCGACTTCAAGGCAGCGGTGCCGATTGCGCAGAAGATGGTGGGCACGGTCGACCAGAGCCAGATTGCCCAGCTTGTGCTGATGGCCGAGGCGCTGCGGAAGAAAGAGTACCAGAAGGTCGTGGACGGGCTCGATGCGGGCGACTCGGTTGGCCCGCTGGTCGATGGCCTCGTGCGGGCCTGGGCCGAGCTGGCGCTGGGCAACATGGACAAGGCGCTGGAAGGGTTCGACGGCGCGGCGAACGAAACCGGGCTGAAGGCCTTTGGCCTCTACCACAAGGCGTTGGCCTATGGGGTGGCCGGTGATTTCGAGGCGGCGGATGCGATCTTTTCGGGCGCGGAAGCCGGGCCGCTGCGGCTGACCCGGCGCGGGGTTGTGGCGCATGTGCAGGTGCTCAGCCAGCTCGACCGCAACGAGGCGGCCATCGAGCTGATGGAAAAGGCCTTCACCCGCGATCTCGACCCCGAGCTTGCCGGCATCCGTGACCAGCTGGAGGCGGGCGAGACGCTGCCGTTCACGGTGATCCGCTCGGCCGATGACGGGCTGGCAGAGGTGTTTCTGAGCGTGGCGGGGGCGCTGAACGGCGAAACCACCGACAGCTACACCCTGCTCTATGCGCGCACCTCCGAATACCTGCGCCCCGATGACAACACCGAGGCGCTGCTGCTTTCTGCCGAGCTGCTCGACCAGATGGAGCAGTATGAGCTGGCGACGCGCACCTATGACCGGGTGTCGCGCGACGATCCGGCGTTTCATGCCGCCGAGATGGGCCGCGCCGAGGCGCTGCGCCAGGGTGGCAACGACGCGGCGGCGACCGAGGTGCTGCGCCAGCTTGCCAAGGCCCGCCCCGAGATTCTGGGCGTGCACATCGCGCTGGGCGACATCCTGCGCGGGCAGGAGAAATGGTCTGAGAGCGAGGCTGCCTACGACAAGGCGATTGCGCTGTTCGAGGACGAGAACGAGACCCATTGGATCGTGTATTACGCCCGCGGCATCACCCGCGAGCGGCTGAAGACATGGGACCTGGCGGAAGCCGATTTTCGCAAGGCGCTGGAGCTGCGGCCGAACCAGCCGCAGGTGCTCAACTACCTCGGCTATTCCTACGTGGAGATGGGCGAGAACCTTGACGAGGCGCTGGAGATGATCGAGCGCGCGGTGGCCGAGCGCCCCGACTCGGGCCATATCACCGACAGTCTGGGCTGGGTGCTCTACCGGCTGGGTCGCTACCAGGAGGCGGTGAGCCACATGGAGCGGGCCACCGAGTTGCTGCCGGTGGACCCGATCGTGAACGACCACCTTGGCGACGTTTACTGGGCCGTGGGCCGCCAGCTTGAGGCGCAGTTCCAGTGGAAACGCGCGCTGAGCTTCGACCCGGAAGAGAAGGACGCGGACCGTATCCGGCGCAAGCTGGAGGTGGGTCTGGACGCGGTGCTGTTGCAAGAGGGCGCGGAGCCGCTCGCCGTGGCCAATGACGAAGGTTGA
- a CDS encoding electron transfer flavoprotein-ubiquinone oxidoreductase, with product MAEIEREAMDYDVVIVGAGPAGLSAAIRLKQLDADLDVVVLEKGSEVGAHILSGAVLDPAGLDALIPDWKAKGAPVNVPVKKDNFYILGEAGKVRVPNFPMPPLMHNHGNYIVSMGNVCRWLAEQAEELGVEVFPGMACSELIYEGGRVKGVVAGEFGKNPDGTAGPGYEPGMVLNGKYVFLSEGVRGSLSKEVIAKYDLSAGMEPQKFGLGMKEIWEIDPAKHREGTVTHTMGWPLGSNAGGGSFIYHAENNQVFVGFVVHLNYKNPYLRPYQEFQRLKHHPVVAELLEGGKRVAYGARAITEGGFQSMPKMVAPGVALLGCSVGMVNVPRIKGNHNAMLSGKAAAEAAHAAIKAGREGDELSDYEAEVRGGAIGKDLKKVRNVKPMWSKWGLWPSLALGGLDMWTNNLFGFSLFGTIKHGKTDADSTGLAADFEPIDYPKPDGKLSFDRLTSVSFSMTNHEESQPCHLTLKDPSVPIQFTLPKYAEPAQRYCPAGVYEVVEKDGKEEFVINFQNCVHCKTCDIKDPPQNINWTVPQGGDGPNYPNM from the coding sequence ATGGCCGAGATCGAACGGGAAGCGATGGACTACGATGTGGTGATCGTGGGGGCCGGGCCGGCCGGGCTTTCGGCGGCGATCCGGCTCAAGCAGCTCGATGCCGATCTCGACGTTGTGGTGCTGGAGAAGGGCTCGGAAGTGGGGGCGCATATCCTGTCGGGCGCGGTTCTGGACCCGGCGGGCCTTGATGCGCTGATCCCGGACTGGAAGGCCAAGGGTGCGCCGGTCAACGTGCCGGTGAAGAAGGACAATTTCTACATTCTGGGCGAAGCGGGCAAGGTTCGGGTGCCGAACTTTCCGATGCCGCCGCTGATGCACAACCACGGCAACTACATCGTGAGCATGGGCAACGTCTGCCGCTGGCTGGCGGAGCAGGCCGAGGAACTCGGCGTCGAGGTCTTCCCCGGCATGGCGTGCAGCGAGCTGATCTACGAGGGCGGCCGGGTGAAGGGCGTGGTTGCGGGCGAGTTCGGCAAGAACCCCGATGGCACCGCCGGGCCGGGCTATGAGCCGGGGATGGTGCTGAACGGCAAGTATGTGTTCCTCTCCGAAGGCGTGCGCGGCTCGCTCTCCAAGGAGGTGATTGCCAAGTACGACCTGAGCGCCGGCATGGAGCCGCAGAAGTTTGGCCTTGGCATGAAGGAGATCTGGGAGATCGACCCGGCCAAGCACCGCGAGGGCACCGTGACCCACACGATGGGCTGGCCGCTGGGGAGCAACGCGGGGGGTGGCTCTTTCATCTACCACGCGGAAAACAATCAGGTTTTCGTCGGGTTCGTGGTGCATTTGAACTACAAGAACCCCTATCTGCGGCCCTATCAGGAGTTTCAGCGGCTCAAGCACCATCCGGTGGTGGCCGAGCTGCTGGAAGGCGGCAAGCGGGTGGCCTACGGGGCGCGGGCGATCACCGAGGGTGGCTTTCAGTCGATGCCCAAGATGGTGGCGCCGGGCGTGGCGTTGCTGGGCTGCTCGGTGGGCATGGTCAACGTGCCGAGGATCAAGGGCAACCATAACGCCATGCTGAGCGGCAAGGCGGCGGCGGAGGCGGCCCATGCCGCCATCAAGGCCGGGCGCGAGGGTGACGAGCTTTCCGACTACGAGGCCGAGGTGCGCGGCGGCGCGATTGGCAAGGACCTCAAGAAGGTGCGCAACGTGAAGCCGATGTGGAGCAAGTGGGGGCTGTGGCCGTCGCTGGCGCTGGGCGGGCTGGACATGTGGACCAACAACCTGTTCGGGTTTTCGCTGTTCGGCACGATCAAGCATGGCAAGACCGACGCGGATTCGACCGGCCTTGCCGCCGATTTCGAGCCGATCGACTACCCCAAGCCCGATGGCAAGCTGAGCTTTGACCGGCTGACCAGCGTGTCTTTCTCGATGACCAACCACGAGGAAAGCCAGCCCTGCCACCTGACGCTGAAAGACCCGAGCGTGCCGATCCAGTTCACCCTGCCGAAATACGCCGAACCGGCGCAGCGCTACTGCCCGGCGGGCGTGTATGAGGTGGTGGAGAAGGACGGCAAGGAAGAGTTCGTCATCAACTTCCAGAACTGCGTGCACTGCAAGACCTGCGACATCAAGGATCCGCCGCAGAACATCAACTGGACGGTGCCGCAGGGCGGCGACGGGCCGAACTACCCGAACATGTGA